A region from the Chrysoperla carnea chromosome 4, inChrCarn1.1, whole genome shotgun sequence genome encodes:
- the LOC123298128 gene encoding dynein regulatory complex subunit 3-like → MSDKIIHADLEIGVIDLILLKKVIDDHAPKGEAGRLTREEGIPWDEVEIIRLEFLNILKIDHLWMLTGLTKLSLSHNIIEKIEGLEALVNLKELDLSFNKITVIENLNTLTKIEILTLYGNSISVLENLSSLEKLIIFSIGNNKIESIENVLYLRQFEDLRSINFAGNPCCKQVPDFREWVAAYLPNIIYNEYKMILIEEKEAAREKYAADIEHVLESEKIKYAERERLKAEAAEEALHAESFVEFLGTSALFDKMFDGDIDGQLLLSIPEQSELREKYEKYKQNFCDVTKRLFDVGQQMYLERQNEIQQFLKCVDAEKSRNQIQSQDIIEKFVDKKLILTEDMFRLYDMVEDDEAEPDTSDFERLMEDFHDGAKNTRNEFNTLINDTWMQLMKCEITINAQLEEVNENFSIVITDMLNAFLELVSSHFTELRILEKEWMEESYELALNIMNQYNTGSSSQQLINIEEEENTKVISKELEKLFSDKENVQQCCAGSHDYHNLQIDNREDRLVTRANEWLSNLVTNLARDEMIRDRAQVLEINKFLDSQKSEFDDLYDEPVLSVAAASGEVKVKEEESSVYDMLTTDKKIKEDDEDHDG, encoded by the exons atgagtgATAAAATAATTCACGCCGATTTAGAAATCGGTGTTATTgacttaattttattgaaaaaagttattgatgaTCATGCACCGAAAGGAGAAGCTGGACGTCTGACACGCGAAGAAGGAATACCGTGGGATGAAGTTGAAATCATTCGCCTTGAATTTCTAA acattttaaaaatcgatCATCTTTGGATGTTAACCGGCTTAACGAAATTAAGTTTATCGCATAATATTATTGAGAAAATTGAAGGTTTAGAAGCATTAGTAAATTTAAAGGAATTGGatctatcatttaataaaattacggtcatagaaaatttgaatacattaacaaaaatagaaattttaacgCTCTACGGAAATTCAATAAGCGTTCTTGAAAATTTATCGAGTCTAGAAAAGCTAATAATATTTAGCattggaaataataaaattgagagtatagaaaat gtacTTTATCTTCGTCAATTTGAGGATTTACGTTCAATCAATTTTGCTGGAAATCCATGCTGTAAGCAGGTGCCAGATTTTCGTGAATGGGTTGCGGCATATTtgccaaatattatttacaacgagtataaaatgattttaattgaagAGAAAGAGGCTGCAAGAGAAAAATACGC ggCTGATATTGAACATGTACTGGAATCTGAAAAAATAAAGTATGCTGAACGTGAACGCTTAAAAGCTGAAGCTGCTGAAGAAGCATTACATGCTGAaagttttgttgaatttttaggAACTAGTGCTCTATTTGATAAAATGTTTGACGGAGATATAGATGGACAACTTCTTTTAAGCATCCCAGAACAATCCGAACTGagagaaaaatatgaaaa gtataaacaaaatttctgtgATGTGACGAAACGGCTGTTTGATGTGGGACAACAAATGTATCTAGAGAGACAAAATGAAATACAGCAATTTTTGAAATGTGTGGATGCTGAAAAATCTCGGAATCAAATACAAAGTCAAGA TATCATAGAAAAATTCgtcgataaaaaattaattttaactgagGATATGTTTCGATTATACGATATGGTCGAAGATGATGAGGCAGAACCGGATACTTCAGATTTTGAACGGTTAATGGAAGATTTTCATGATGGTGCTAAAAATACCCGTAATGAATTCAATACACTTATAAATGATACATGGATGCAACTAATGAAATGTGAAATTACAATCAATGCTCAATTAGAA GAAGTAAATGAAAACTTTTCCATTGTGATAACAGACATGTTAAATGCTTTTTTGGAACTAGTTAGTTCACATTTTACTGAATTACGAATATTAGAAAAGGAATGGATGGAAGAATCATACGAATTGGCTCTGAACATTATGAATCAATATAATACTGGCTCAAGTAGTCAACAACTGATTAATATAGAAGAAGAGGAGAATACTAAAGTCATTTCTAAAGAATTAGAAAAGTTATTTAGTGACAAAGAAAATGTTCAACAATGTTGCGCAGGCTCCCATGATTAtcataatttacaaattgataATCGAGAAGATCGACTTGTTACTAGAGCAAATGAATGGCTTTCTAATCTTGTCACGAATTTAGCCag AGATGAAATGATACGTGATCGAGCACAAGTTTtggaaatcaataaatttttagattcaCAAAAATCGGAATTCGATGATTTATATGATGAACCGGTTCTATCAGTGGCTGCAGCAAGCGGAGAAGTAAAAGTTAAAGAGGAAGAAAGCTCGGTATATGATATGTTGACtacagataaaaaaataaaagaagatgATGAGGATCATGACGGATAA
- the LOC123297997 gene encoding enoyl-CoA delta isomerase 1, mitochondrial-like, whose protein sequence is MASLRQTLTKFNGFPKLVFETFPRAYSGAASKDLVNVAVNEKSGVATLTLQRLPVNSLNLEFIQAINQSLTELSKSKCRGVILTSASPKVFSAGLDITEMFQPKLDRAKEFWSSLQDLWLNLYGSTLPTAAAIVGHAPAGGCLLSMSCEYRVMAPNCTIGLNETQLGLIAPPWFSDTMLNTIGSRQTEAALTAGRLFTTAEALQIGLIDEIGNSREEIISKCEKFFERFKRISPQARYLSKLATRAKALEDLRTNRQKDLDLFIKTITDPITQKILGMYLQSLKK, encoded by the exons ATGGCGAGTTTACGGCAAACTTTAACTAAATTTAACGGATTtccaaaattagtttttgaaacttttccGCGCGCATATAGTGGAGCAGCAAGTAAGGATTTAGTAAATGTTGCTGTCAATGAAAAATCTGGTGTTGCTACATTAACCTTGCAAAGATTACCTGTCAATTCGTTAAACTTAGAATTTATTCAAGCCATCAATCAAAGTTTAACCGAattaagtaaatcaaaatgCCGTGGTGTTATTTTAACTTCg gcGTCTCCAAAAGTATTTTCTGCCGGTTTAGATATTACAGAGATGTTTCAACCGAAATTGGATAGAGCAAAAGAATTTTGGAGTTCATTACAAGATTTATGGTTAAATTTATATGGATCAACTCTCCCAACTGCGGCTGCTATTGTG ggCCATGCACCTGCCGGCGGCTGTCTGTTATCAATGTCTTGTGAATATCGTGTAATGGCACCAAATTGTACAATTGGTCTAAACGAAACTCAATTGGGTTTAATTGCTCCACCATGGTTTAGTGATACAATGTTAAATACAATTGGTTCACGTCAAACTGAAGCTGCTTTAACAGCTGGTCGATTATTTACGACAGCTGAAGCGTTACAAATTGGTTTAATTGATGAAATTGGTAACAGTCGCGAAGAAATTATTAGCAAGTGTGAAAAATTCTTTGAACGTTTTAAGCGAATTTCACCACAAGCAAGATACCTATCGAAATTAGCTACACGTGCTAAGGCTTTGGag gaTCTTCGTACTAATCGACAAAAAGACTTggatttattcattaaaactaTTACTGATccaataacacaaaaaattcttGGAATGTATTTacagtcattaaaaaaataa